One Pectobacterium polaris DNA window includes the following coding sequences:
- a CDS encoding ATP-grasp domain-containing protein, with protein sequence MNIIYPSDYFDGSKADEIFEAEYHSAKESGLSCLLLSTQHVSNGKYKFSKGFEPNTPAIWRGWMLKSDEYRGLSDAVNQNGGNMLVSLEDYLSSHHITGWYKSCGKYTPDTVFVKEDDDFDQIINQLKWSTYFVKDYVKSLTTSRGSIAKNAEEIREIIASIKKFRGDIEGGISLRKVEDIIKTSERRYFSFRNNVYSSDGIVPDLVIEIAQHISSPFFSIDMVENASGELRLIEIGDGQVSDTKEWDIDKFVKIFINA encoded by the coding sequence ATGAATATAATTTACCCTAGTGATTACTTTGATGGTTCCAAAGCAGATGAGATTTTTGAGGCGGAATATCATTCTGCAAAAGAAAGTGGTTTATCCTGCCTATTATTATCAACACAGCATGTATCAAACGGAAAATACAAATTTTCAAAGGGCTTTGAACCGAATACGCCCGCCATTTGGCGAGGCTGGATGCTCAAATCTGATGAATATAGAGGATTGAGCGACGCTGTAAATCAGAATGGCGGTAACATGCTCGTTTCCTTAGAGGACTATCTCTCAAGCCATCATATTACAGGATGGTATAAATCATGTGGGAAATACACACCTGACACGGTTTTCGTAAAAGAAGATGATGACTTCGACCAGATTATTAACCAGCTAAAATGGTCCACCTATTTCGTTAAAGACTATGTTAAGTCACTAACCACATCCAGAGGTTCTATCGCTAAAAATGCTGAAGAGATCCGAGAAATAATAGCCTCTATTAAGAAATTCCGTGGCGACATCGAAGGTGGAATTAGTCTAAGAAAAGTTGAAGATATTATAAAAACCAGTGAAAGGCGCTATTTTTCCTTTAGAAATAACGTGTACTCCTCTGACGGTATTGTTCCAGATCTTGTTATTGAAATAGCACAGCATATCAGTTCACCCTTTTTCTCGATTGATATGGTTGAAAACGCTTCTGGTGAACTTCGCCTGATAGAAATTGGTGATGGCCAAGTCTCTGATACCAAAGAATGGGACATCGACAAGTTTGTTAAAATATTTATTAATGCTTAG
- the dusA gene encoding tRNA dihydrouridine(20/20a) synthase DusA: MTDVKSGTHNTVSTDSRASHLNRFSIAPMLDWTDRHCRYFLRQLTGQTLLYTEMVTTGAILHGKGDYLAYSEEEHPLALQLGGSDPQALAQCAKLAEQRGYDEVNLNVGCPSDRVQNGRFGACLMGEAALVADCIKAMKDSTSIPITVKTRIGIDDQDSYEFLCDFIQTVAERGECDTFIVHARKAWLSGLSPKENREIPPLDYPRVYQLKRDFPALTIAINGGIKTLEEAKTHLQHLDGVMMGREAYQNPGILAQVDRELFGIDTATPDLAGVVRAMYPYIERELSGGASLGHITRHMLGMFQGIPGARQWRRYLSENAHKPGADAAVVERALALVNLV, from the coding sequence ATGACCGACGTAAAATCAGGTACACACAACACGGTATCCACCGACTCCCGCGCTTCTCACCTTAACCGCTTCTCCATCGCGCCGATGTTGGACTGGACCGATCGCCATTGCCGTTATTTTCTTCGCCAGTTGACTGGTCAGACGCTGTTGTATACTGAAATGGTGACGACAGGTGCGATTCTTCACGGCAAAGGTGACTATCTGGCCTACAGCGAAGAAGAACATCCGCTGGCGCTACAGCTCGGCGGTAGCGATCCGCAAGCGCTGGCGCAGTGTGCCAAACTGGCAGAACAACGCGGCTATGATGAAGTTAACCTGAACGTCGGCTGCCCGTCTGACCGTGTACAGAATGGCCGTTTCGGTGCCTGCCTGATGGGCGAAGCGGCGCTGGTGGCAGACTGTATCAAGGCGATGAAAGACAGTACCTCAATCCCGATTACGGTGAAAACCCGCATCGGCATTGACGATCAAGACAGCTATGAATTCCTGTGCGACTTTATTCAAACCGTCGCCGAACGCGGCGAATGCGATACCTTTATCGTCCACGCGCGCAAAGCCTGGCTATCGGGCCTGAGCCCGAAAGAGAATCGGGAGATTCCGCCGCTGGATTATCCGCGCGTTTACCAGCTCAAGCGCGATTTCCCGGCGCTCACTATCGCCATCAACGGCGGCATCAAAACGCTGGAAGAAGCCAAAACGCACTTACAGCATCTGGACGGCGTGATGATGGGCCGTGAGGCTTACCAAAATCCTGGTATTCTGGCGCAGGTCGACCGTGAGCTATTTGGCATCGATACCGCCACGCCGGATCTGGCTGGCGTGGTGCGAGCCATGTATCCCTATATCGAGCGCGAACTCTCTGGCGGCGCGTCATTAGGCCACATCACGCGTCACATGCTCGGCATGTTTCAGGGCATTCCCGGCGCTCGCCAGTGGCGACGCTATCTGAGCGAAAACGCCCACAAACCCGGTGCCGATGCTGCGGTGGTTGAGCGTGCGCTGGCGCTGGTTAATCTGGTTTAA
- the pspG gene encoding envelope stress response protein PspG yields the protein MLEIFFVIGFFIMLMLTGVSLLGVIAALFVASLFMLIGGLFSIAIKVLPWLIVAVAAVWLWRKFSGRPVYNSHRYTYRKYTYRQRNGNEW from the coding sequence ATGTTGGAAATTTTCTTCGTTATTGGCTTTTTTATCATGCTGATGTTGACGGGCGTGTCACTGCTGGGCGTGATTGCAGCACTGTTTGTGGCGTCCCTTTTTATGTTGATTGGTGGGCTGTTTAGCATCGCGATAAAGGTGCTGCCGTGGCTGATTGTAGCCGTCGCGGCGGTGTGGCTGTGGCGAAAATTTAGCGGTCGACCTGTCTACAACTCGCACCGCTATACCTATCGAAAATACACGTATCGCCAGCGCAACGGAAATGAGTGGTAA